The genomic window ACACAGGCATACTTAACACATGAAACATACTAAAGAGGAGGCACTTCCACGCGTGTAATGTCTCTAGTTGCATACTTTGCACTTCTCATTTAGAGAGCAAAGCCAAATTTCACTAGAAATTTATTTTTTGAATGCTACATGATTACAATTACAACTTGGAACATTTAGAAAGAGAAAAATAATTTTGTTTCTAGCTAGGCTAGGCCTTCAAGTAGAGCATGGCTAGAAAGGACAAAGGATGGCCTAACTTGGCTTAAGTATAGGGTCTCATCATATCTAAGTGATTATATCGCACATTTTGTTCTCTTTCTTTAAAAGTTTAGTATTCTTTTTATTGAATTGTTTGCTCTAATATTCAACTCTTCCTAGTGGAACTTCCTCCCTCCATCTTATGTGCATATAAGTGGTATATTTAATATATCAAATAGGAGTGTCTCCTACTATTTAGATTTTAGTTTTGTTAAATGTTTGTCATGTATTTGCAAAATATTGATTGTTTATTAAAAACAtcccatgaatttgaaaaaatattcacaacATATTAAAAAAATGCATCATGTATTGAAATAATGTGCATATTAAGAAAAGTAcattcatgtatttaaaaaatatcaaTCACATATCTAAATAAAATATTCATCTCGTATTTTGAAAACGATTCATCACATCTTTAGAAAATGTTTGTCATGTATAAAAGAAGATAATCATAGAGAgaaggaatttgaaaaggagaaagaaaagaaaatgataATTGAAAACCAGCAAAAACCCAAAAGAAAATGGGAAAGAAATAGAAAACTGCTGAAAACAACGAAAAGCCCCAGAAAATCAGAAAATAAGCTAAATTATGTTGATCCGCTCATCCTTTGTCGAACCTTGCATACGTCTCCTCCCCCCTCACTCTCCTGCTTTCATTTTTTTCCTACACatcttagtgatttacgaaagaaAACTCATTTTTTTTGGTAAGCCAATGAGTGCTTACCatattttataaaaaaatcatttttaCTCAATCACATTAATATGAGCAGGTAAATcatggactaacctactaacgtcTCGCACCAAAAAATAGGTAATGTTATGTCGTCCGCTTGTCCTTTGTCCAATGTATGTATGTTCCCCTTCCCTctcctattttttattttttcctcgcATCTGTAGTTTTCGCTATTATTTTATTTCTAAAAACCACCTCTACTTTCCCACCTCTTATTGACTTACCAAATAAAAAATTTGTTTTCTTTGATAAGCCAATAAGTCCTTATCAAATTAGTGTTTACGAACTAAAATCAGTTTTACACAGTCACATCAACATGAACAAGTAAATCAGGCCTAACATAATAAAATATGTATGTCCCCGTTGCAACGTATGGACAATTATCTAATTACTATTAAATATTTTAACACCTAGACGGGCCTTATTGGCTGTTATGTGTTGGTATACAAGGTTATTAGGGAGATAACACATGTGGGAACGTGTGTGCATAGGGTTTCCACCGATGGTTCTCTAGCCATTTTTAATGCTACATGGATAGGTGGACATAAACAACAAGGGAATGATAACATGCAAAAAGAAGAGGCCAGACGGAAGGCCGGCCCAAGGAGGAGGAGAGCGAAACGTATTGCGTTATTGTCGAATAGGAGAGATACATGGATAGAGGGGCATAAACACAAAGGGATAAGTATGGGAGAAAGGATAATGGGAGGGAAGGCCAAATGAAGGAGAAGAGTGAAACGGGAAATGGAAAGGATTACAGTCTTTTAAAATATGAGAGGTAGGAGAGGTGCCGGGCTAGACGATCCCATTTGCGTGTACATGGGTGGATTTTTTTTGTTGGGTGCAGTAACGACAACTTTCATTTTAGGCATGCATTAACAACAAGGGGTCTATCAGTTATCAAGGCACGTCAATTTGGGGTCTTCTTTGTCTAGGAAAATGACAAAACGTGGCTCGCGAGCGCTTGCGTGCAGCAGGGGCCAAAACTATTGTTACATACGACATGCTTGGCGCAAACACAATATGATGAATAGGCCCACCCATTTTCTAACGCTAGAAAAAAGGCCGACTCATGATAGTGCATGCCATCGCCACCTGGAACGGGATTCCCGATTTGCCGCTGATTGTGGCAAGTAGACTTGGCCAAACGCATAGAGGCCACAAAGTGGGCCCGCCCACTTGTCAAACGTGCGAGGGCatacttttttttgttttgtttcttttttctcttccttttttcttcttattttttctgtttcctttttgttttcCATAAATTCAAAACTTTCAAAAATGTTTAGAGTTTAAAATTTTGTTCAAGATTTATAAAATTGTTCTggatttcaaatttttgttcacatttttttagtttttttcagaatttcatttttttcaaaattttcaatccattttcaaaaattcaaaaagatATGAAAGATTTTTTAAAACTCATGTTCTCTAATATGGtttccattttttttaaaaaaaatcatgtttcaaaACATGTTTGAGTTTATAAAAATTGTTCATtgtttttaaaaaattgtttatGTTTTCAGAGAAAGAATTCCGAATTTTTTAAAGTACTCGCACTAGAGAAAACAAAAATGTTTTGCAATTCTTGACGGGCCATTTATGCGTCACTAGAGTGTGAGGCGCAAGGACACTCCTTTTCTTGGTATTTCGGTGCCACGTGTTCAAAAAACTCGCTTTGTGTCGCACCCGGTGGGTTGGCCCACTCAACTGGACCCTGTGAGCCACCTGGAACAAGGGGAGCTCCTAGTTGGCACTCTAAGCGCCACTTTCCTGAACCAGCGCTCGCTACTCGCAAGCAGCGCTTCGTGCACCAGCTCCCGTGGGACGGCCCAGGAAAGGAGGCGATCGATGGTTCGGGGAGGAGGTCGTTACTCGTTTGGTGCCATAGTTGACCCGGCCGTTGACCGGTTGACTTCTTGACTAAATCGTTTTTTCAAATACAAATTAAAAAAAAGATCACCAAATTCAaagaaagttcacaaatttgaaaaaagttcatcccttTAAAAACGTTTAtcatttttgaagaaaagttcatcatatttgaaaaatattcatggattttgaaaaaaagttcatcaaatttaaataAAGTTCATCGTATTTTCTGAAAAAGCATTTTGAAAAAAGTCatcaatttaaaaaaagttcattgaaatcgaaaaagttcatcgatttaaaaaaaacttcctcaattttttgaaaaaaaacatcaaTATGAAAAAAATCATCGGATTTCAAAAAACACTTATTTGATTTGATGAAAAAGTTCACATATTTGCAAACAATTCATCGAAccaggaagaaaaaaacagaaaataaaaagggaaaaaggaaaaagagaaataaTAAGGGAAGGAAAAAGTTGATAGTCACTAGGTCCCGCTGGGTGGTGGGGTGGTTGCACCAGCCTACCTCGATGAGGGAGGTCGCTGGTTCGACAAACAAAATGTGTGTTGTTTTTTTGCGGATTATAAACATGCTAGATGGGCTGGCCAGCGCGGTGGCGTTTCAAGCGCCCGTTTGTAAAATACACAGTAACAGGTGTCTGAAGCGTCAAATAGGAAGCGTCGTCAAAAGTGAAGACAGAAGCACCATCACAAGGATACTCTTTTTCTTGGTATATTTGTGTCACAAGTTTAAAAAAAACTCGCTTCGCGTTGCACCTGGTGGGTCGGCCCAGTCCCCTGGACCCTGTGCGCCGCTTGGAACAAGGGATCAAAAGTGAAGACAAATATGTCGTTATTGCATTAGGTTAGAGAGTTTTTTGTCCTTGCAGATCCGATTATTCGAATCTAATGAGTTTATATTGTCGTGTCAAGCTTTTTTTATTGGTGTGATTCTCTGTGAAAGTGAAATCTTCCATCGACACTATGGTGAAGATATAGTGATTCAACGGCCTGCACTTTTAGGGGATCATCCCCGGCCCAAGTACGTTCATCGATCAAGGCTTCCCATCTTTTTGGATGGGCGACACAAGTCACTTTCAAAAAACATTATTGGCAATGTTCGTGCGGGTGAAAGAGTGACaacaccgttgctacagttcaatTGCAGACTCTTTACCGAAGTCTTTGGAATATTTCTTGAGCAGAGATTGATACCGCGAAGAAGGGTGTTTTCAACATATTTCACTATaattcttagtcataggagttactttgtatttttTGGATTTTAGGTCCAAATCAATGTACCTGTAATTGATATGCATATGAATAAAGTTATAGTGTTTCTAAAAAAAAGTGAAGACAAACATGACATTTTTCTTTTAAGAAGAGAACGCGCGACCCTATATATAGAAGACCAAATGAGCAAATGAAACTGGATTTTTCTTTTGTCCATGGCGGATAGGCCACATGCCCCCATGGTCCATGAGGACGCCTCCAAACCCCACACGACCCCACTACGCCTTTTCCATGTTGTTTCCTCCTTCATCATCATCAATTTACACAAAGACTTATCGATCGTGCGTCCTACATTACCACTAGCAACTCTACCTCGACCTTTTCTCTTAAGCCCTAACATAACAAAACCCTAAAACGCTGCTGAGGGGCGGCGAGGGTGGAACGGCGAGGCGGGCGGGCGGGTGATCCGCGGGCCGGTGGCAGCGGTGACGCGCTCGCAGCGGGGGCACATGGTGAGCGCGGACGCCGGGAGTGGCTGGCGTGTGTGCGGCGAGAGCACCGTGGGCGGCGCCATGCGCATCGCCCTCAGCTCCTCCACCTCCCGCTGCAGGCGGCGGTTCTCCTCCGTCAACGAGCCGAAGCAGCGTTTCAGGTACTCGCACTCCATCTCCGTGTGCTTCAGCTTAGTCCTGTACACGTACATAGTTCAACTCATTCAGATTATAGCAACTCAACCAGTACCACTAGCTAAAGAAAAGGATCCAGGAATAGTAAGTAAATAACACAAGTTGCTCGATCCCATAATGGAACATTGAACCTCGATCGGAACCTACACTTCAAGTTAACGGTGCACATATAATTGTAACTTGACAACATGGTCAGTTGTATACAAGATGACAGAGTAGACGGAACAGAACGCAACCAGATGCATAGCATCTCACCGTGTGAGCTTAAACTAGCATGAGCTAGAGCACTATACGCAACTTAATTTGACCATAGGCCCCCATTCCAAGAGCATTGTCATCTCGTCCTAGCGTGAAGGAAGGCCAATGACTTTGCCAGGATAAGATGGACCGTACCGGCCATGGCCTTCGACTTGCTCCACTTTCGACTTCACGAGACTCGCTGAGCCAGGGTCAAGTTGTAGCCATTTCCAGGCTTGCACGTGCTGATTAGTCCACGTGCTGATGCCAGCGATTAGCTCAGTTGTTTAATCTAGAGAATCCTAATCTAGTAGTACGTGTATCATGGAGTAATAATTATAAAAGGTGGTGAAGCCGCCTTACTCTATCAAGCTAGAGAATCTACCTAGTTGATGTTGTCCCGCATCTCAGATGCAGTACAAGTTTCAAGGTAGATAGCCAGTGATCTATGCCACCTTAATTGAGGGAAGGGTCCATAATTATGTTGGGACGAGAATAGGCTATCATTACTAGGTACATACTGGAGTAGTGCAAGACAAGCATATTATCACTAGTCTGATTGGCGTTATCACTACATTACGATAGAAactaagggcctgtttggttttaaataagtcaccaacttataagtcaaaaagtaaaaagaaatgacttattttgccaaacagacccgaATTATAAGttaccccaacttataagtcataagttgttccaccccaacttaaaacttataagtcacccccttttaCATGGGTCCCACCACCTGCATGATGTTGATTGATGTGAGAAGGTgtgtcaggtgacttataagtcaggtgacttattgaaaccaaacaggccctaatcCTCTATGCAAGTTTCTTTGGATTGAACAACGGCGGGTCAGAAACAACTCAGTTTAATCTCGACGCGAGTTGAAAGTAGCATGCACAGCCAAGCTAGTCTGCAAGTTAAGCAGCGCGTGCGTACCATGGACGTGtaggatttgctcaatgaaattGCAACGTTACGCCAGTAGCTTCAAACGTCAATTACTGGCCTGATGTTCCATAGCGATAAACACCTTATTATCTACTGATAGTATTGACCAGACAAGCATTGCCTTGAGTTAATTACTTGACCTTTCAACGGAGAATGAGTAACATAAGGAACAAGCAGGTCCTCCAAGTTTGTCCCATTTGCCTCGGTTTCATCATTAACTAACGAACCAAATTGTACGTCACCGTCTTCCCCTACTTGAATGCATTGGCAGTACGCCCTGCCCGTTTCCTAAAAAAAGTTACTACTACTAAATTAAGCCAACCAACTTGATTATCTTAATACTGACCGCCGAACGGACTGGTACGATTTTGTAGGGTAGACCAGTGGTAGTCCCTTAACGGTGAAGTTCCAAGTGCACGTGAGGCTTGGCCATGTCAATGTGTGCTCGTGAACATGTATAAAGAGGTACACTGTGTATGTAAACAGGAACAAGTTAAAGGGGATTCCTTCCTATTTTTACCTTGCCCTGCGGTTCTGAAACCAGACCTCCACCTGCCTGGGCCGTAGCTTCAGTTTGATCGCCAAGGCCTCCTTTTGCTTCTGCATGCAAGAATTCCATTTCCAAGGCGTTAAATAAATAATAAATCGCTGCACGCCCATGACGGTTCACGCAGGCCTTCACCGTCCATAGTTGCAAAAGAGGCGTGAATAAATATGGAGTAGCACCGATCCCGCCAGTCAAACAAAACCTATTACGTACTACTACTGCTGTATGTGGAGGAGTAACTGCGTTACCCTGGGAGGCAGCTGTGACTAGATAGGTTCATTACTCGCCGCAGCCGCACTGTACCACGACGACATGAATACCACCCCACTGCATAAGACCAACGTTGTGCTCTACAGTCTCTGCTAGACTTTTATGCACCATGTACCGCGCCAAACAATCAGAGGTGCACCCCCACTCTTTATTTGCCTACTACTCCTACTGCTACTGCAAGTAGTGCACCGTTTCGATAATGTACCACTACCGAGCAGTACCGACTTCTAATGCCACTAATAACGAGTAATGTGCCGGAGAGTACCCCTTGTCTCGATTTCCCATGAATGGGACACATATATAATCAAAGATCGAGCAGTGCTACTTAATGGATCAGTGGTTGTCCGACCCCGTCGCAGGGTTTACATCGTGCTCTTCAATGTCCATCAGAGTAGCGCCACGGAAACGAATCCAGTTCAAGATTCATCCGTACGACCAACGGATCAACTTTGCAGTAATGCTCTCGTCCGTGGACGAGATTTCTGGTGGACGTACGTatggtatactactactactattattACGTAAGTGCGTGTACTACATGCCGGCCGATCTTAACCAAGCTATTAGTGTACAGGAAACTGAAGGAATCGACAAGCATTGGGTGGAAGACGTGTGTTGCTGACCGGTGAGAGGGTGTGGTTGAGGCGGAAGCTCTCCTCGAGGAGGCGGGACTGCTCCTTGGAGAGGCGGAGCTTCTTTGGGCGGTGCGGTCCGCCGGCGCcccgctcctcctcgtcctcttccacGCCGCCCATCAGGAAGTCCTCCTcttcgccgccgctcgccggctgGTTCATGTCCAGGCCCCTCATGTTCCCGCCACCATTGTTGCTGATATTATTGTTGCAAACAAACCCCTCTGCCAAGGACAGCACGTTCGAGTTAGTTCTCGTCGATGTTACACCCTCAATTAGCCAGCTGGTTACTTGAACAAACTCAAACATTTAACATGCAACTGTGCGGTGCATTTCTTCCCGAAGCACCCAAAAAGGTTTGTGCATGCGCGAAGAAATGCGATGTTCACTAGCAAGATTTGAAGCCATGAACGGAGAACACGATCCAACTTCTATGGCGGAAGCTATACTTGCAGTTGTAGGAGGGAGACGGAGAAGGAAAACAGCTGGTAGGTGGTCAGTGGTCTCCCGAGCTTACCTGAGCCAGAGGAGGAGCTGAGGCCGGGGACAGCCATGGTGAGCTCCAGGCCTGAAGGAGAAGTGGCCCCCATCACAGGCGACAAGCCAATGCGGAAACAAGAGCAAGGAAAGGGTGATGAGgatgaggagaggaggaggccaaggCCAAGACAAAGACAGATTGAAAAGGAGTAGAAGCCTGGGGAGGCTTTATATAAAGGGGGCCGGGTAGTAGAG from Triticum aestivum cultivar Chinese Spring chromosome 3B, IWGSC CS RefSeq v2.1, whole genome shotgun sequence includes these protein-coding regions:
- the LOC123070214 gene encoding homeobox-leucine zipper protein HOX3; this translates as MGATSPSGLELTMAVPGLSSSSGSEGFVCNNNISNNGGGNMRGLDMNQPASGGEEEDFLMGGVEEDEEERGAGGPHRPKKLRLSKEQSRLLEESFRLNHTLSPKQKEALAIKLKLRPRQVEVWFQNRRARTKLKHTEMECEYLKRCFGSLTEENRRLQREVEELRAMRMAPPTVLSPHTRQPLPASALTMCPRCERVTAATGPRITRPPASPFHPRRPSAAF